The following coding sequences are from one Thermoflexus sp. window:
- a CDS encoding NAD(P)/FAD-dependent oxidoreductase yields MRRDRPRVVVVGAGFGGLWAVRTLAFEPVEVLLVDRRNHHTFLPLLYQVAAAEIEPEAIAFPIRGLLRRFPNVGFEMAEIRRIDAEARRLETDGPPIPYDFLILAPGSVEHTFGVPGVAEHAFFLKTLDQAIDLRNHILASFERAAREPDPSRRRRMLPFTIVGGGPTGVEFAGALAELIARPLRRDFPTLDFREIQVVLLEAMEGLLPGLPDPLRAYAAARLRRLGVDVRLRALVEAVEPGRVRLKDGASIETGTVVWTAGVKGNPLGETLGLPLGPGGRVRISSTLQVPGWPEIYGVGDLAFPEGAGRLPMVAPVAIQQGALAARNILRVLEGRPPQPFRYRDPGTLVTIGRNAAVAHVFGRSFTGFPAWLLWLGVHLVRLIGMRNRLVVLSGWAWDYLFYERAVRLILPSPPVRGK; encoded by the coding sequence ATGAGGCGGGATCGGCCGCGAGTGGTCGTGGTGGGCGCCGGGTTCGGCGGGCTGTGGGCCGTGCGGACCCTGGCCTTTGAGCCCGTGGAAGTGCTGCTGGTGGACCGGCGAAACCATCACACCTTTCTCCCCCTGCTCTATCAGGTCGCTGCCGCGGAGATCGAGCCCGAGGCCATCGCGTTTCCCATCCGGGGCCTTCTTCGCCGGTTTCCCAACGTGGGATTCGAAATGGCCGAGATCCGCCGGATCGACGCCGAAGCCCGCCGGCTGGAGACCGACGGCCCGCCGATCCCCTACGATTTCCTGATCCTGGCTCCCGGCAGCGTCGAGCATACCTTTGGGGTGCCCGGGGTCGCCGAGCATGCGTTTTTCCTCAAGACCCTGGATCAGGCCATCGATCTGCGCAACCATATCCTGGCCTCCTTCGAACGGGCAGCCCGGGAGCCCGATCCGTCCCGGCGGCGCCGGATGCTCCCATTCACCATCGTCGGCGGCGGGCCGACCGGGGTGGAGTTCGCCGGTGCCCTGGCGGAGCTCATCGCCCGCCCCCTCCGGAGGGATTTCCCGACCCTGGATTTCCGGGAGATCCAGGTGGTCCTCCTGGAAGCGATGGAAGGTCTGCTGCCCGGCCTTCCGGATCCGTTACGCGCCTATGCGGCCGCTCGCCTTCGACGCCTCGGGGTGGACGTTCGCCTGCGGGCCCTTGTGGAAGCCGTGGAGCCGGGGCGCGTGCGGTTGAAGGATGGAGCCTCGATCGAGACTGGGACCGTGGTGTGGACCGCGGGGGTAAAAGGCAATCCCCTCGGCGAGACCCTGGGGCTTCCCCTGGGGCCGGGGGGACGGGTGCGGATCTCTTCCACCCTGCAGGTGCCCGGTTGGCCGGAGATCTATGGGGTGGGAGATCTGGCGTTTCCAGAAGGAGCGGGGAGGCTGCCCATGGTCGCCCCGGTGGCCATCCAGCAGGGGGCGCTCGCCGCGCGGAACATCCTGCGCGTCCTGGAAGGCCGCCCGCCCCAACCCTTCCGGTATCGGGATCCCGGAACGCTGGTCACCATCGGGCGGAACGCCGCTGTCGCCCATGTCTTCGGGCGCTCCTTCACCGGCTTCCCCGCATGGCTGCTCTGGCTGGGGGTTCATCTCGTTCGCCTCATCGGGATGCGGAACCGGCTGGTGGTGCTCTCCGGCTGGGCATGGGATTATCTGTTCTACGAACGGGCGGTGCGCTTGATCCTCCCCTCGCCGCCCGTAAGGGGCAAATAG